The DNA window CCTCAAAGGCGTGCCGGAAATCGAATTGAACGAAGCCGCCCTCGATGCCATCAAAAAAACCCGCTTCCGACCGGCTAAACAACGCGACATCCCCGTCGGGGTCTGGATCTCTCTGCCGGTCACCTTCCGCATCGGACTCTGACACCTCCCCGAACGCTGACTCACCCCACCGCCTGCTGCCGGGCATCCGGCAAGGCCCCAGGCCGGATTGCTAACTAGGGCTGACAACCACCCGGCCGGTTTTCATGTCTAAGCAGGTGGGTGGCTAAGGCCGCCAGAGGGCTGCTGTGTCCATGAAAAGGAAACCATATGAAACACCTTACCCGCATCACGGCTATCGCGATCTGCCTCGTTCCGCTGATGGCCGGCCAACTGCTCGCCAAAGAAGAGACCATCCACAAGACCTTCAAAAAAATCAAGACGCTGGATATTGAAACGGTCAGCGGTGACTGCATTATTGAAGCCGGCAAGGGCGACAATGTCGTCGTGGACCTGGTATATGATTACCCCGATGATTGCTTCGAGCCCGCCTTCAAGCAAAGCGGCGACCGGCTCCAGCTCGAGGAACACTTCCGTGGATATGGAGGCTGCTCCGGCTCCTCGGAATGGACCATCACGGTTCCGAAAGATATGCGTATCGATTTCTCCTCGGCTTCGGGGAACCTTTCCGTATCGGACTGCACGGGGAAGTTTGGCCTGGAATCGGCCTCCGGATACATTGAGATTGACCAATGCGAAGGGAAATATGAGATCGATAACGCCTCCGGCCGTATTGAGATCAGCATCTCAAAGGGGGATTTCGAAGTCGACAATGCCTCCGGCCGCATCGCGATCAGCAACTCAGAGGGGGATTTCAAAGTCGACAATGCCTCCGGCCACATCCGGATGCAGGATGTCTCCGGCCAGTTCGAGCTCGATAATGCCTCCGGTGATATCGAAATCGATAATATCGTTGGCCAACTCAAAGTGGACAATGCCTCCGGTGATATCGATGCTACCCGTGCGGTGATCGAAGACATGAGCGACTTCGATACGGCTTCGGGTGACATTTCGGTCACGCTGGCTAAGAGTCCCGAACATGATATAACCCTGGATTCAGCGTCGGGAAATGTGGTGCTGAATTACAATGGGAACCCGGTCAGCGGCTACTTCGAATTTTCAGCCCGCAAGGACCGGGGCAAAATAGACGCACCCTACAAGTTCGATAAAGAAGAAGAGTATGAATATCAAGGTAGAGTCTATGTACGGAAATCGTTCACCCGCGAGAAGGATACACCCCGGATAGTCCTCAGCACCGCCTCCGGCAAAATCGAGCTGAAATTGGAATAGGGCCGCGCCCGATTGCTATCCCGAACGCTGTTATTTGAAGGCCCCGGGTGTCGTTCCGGGGCCTTTCCGTATAGCTTAATTTATCCCTCGCAGTAGGACCGGCCGGACCGGCACCCAAGGCCAGGAGTTGTATCCATTCTGAGTCATCAGGATCCCGCCCGCCGCGCCAGCCACTGCTTGTGGCGCTGCAGGTAGTCCGCGCACCAATCATGCTCGGGCGCCCCCAGAAAGGCGTCGATGATCCGCAACTTGATGGCGTTCACCATCCGCACGCTCTTGAAATCGGTCCACCAGAGGTTGGTGAAAATTGCCACCCCCAGGTCCTCTTCCGGGACCAGGGCCACTACCGCCCACATCCCACCGCCGGGATGCTCGTTGACCCGCCGCCCACGGTGGTCGTAAGACACCCAGCCCAGATCATACACCAGGAAGTTGGCCAGGACACTGTGATGTTCCCACCATACCCGATCGACGGAGATCTGGGGCGTCAGCATTTCCTGGACCGACACCTCGCTGACCAGCCGCTGCCCCTCAATCACACCCTCATTCAGCTGGAAGATCATCCACTTCGCGATGTCCTCGGCGGTGGTGATAACGCCCGCGGCCGGGGCATAAACGTAGCCGAAGCCGCGCCAGTCAGTAGCGACTACTTCACCCTCCCTCTCGTAAGCCGGTAGAAACAGGTTCTCAATCTGAGCGGGCTCTCCCAGCGCCTCCTCCAGCCGGGTCGGGCTCGCATAGGTCGAGGACATACCCAGCGGCTCGAAAATCCTGCTGGTGACGAACTCCTCCCAGCTCATCCCGGACAGGCGCGCCACCACCTCCCCGGCCAGCGCATACCCCACGTTGCTGTAAGCGTGCCGCTCGCGAAAACCGGTGGCTGGCTCCCGCAAGGGCAGGTCACCCAGAAGCCGCTCCATAGTGTAGTCAGGATCGTTCCATTCCCCCAGCCGGAAAGGTAGCCCCGCCCGATGCGCCAGCAGGTCACGGATGGTCATGTTTTCCGTCACGTAGTCGTCAGGACACTTCAGCTCCGGGAT is part of the Candidatus Neomarinimicrobiota bacterium genome and encodes:
- a CDS encoding energy transducer TonB encodes the protein EAMLRNVRYPPHLEDAGIEGNVVVQAFVDKTGKVIYVKILKGVPEIELNEAALDAIKKTRFRPAKQRDIPVGVWISLPVTFRIGL
- a CDS encoding DUF4097 family beta strand repeat-containing protein, with product MKHLTRITAIAICLVPLMAGQLLAKEETIHKTFKKIKTLDIETVSGDCIIEAGKGDNVVVDLVYDYPDDCFEPAFKQSGDRLQLEEHFRGYGGCSGSSEWTITVPKDMRIDFSSASGNLSVSDCTGKFGLESASGYIEIDQCEGKYEIDNASGRIEISISKGDFEVDNASGRIAISNSEGDFKVDNASGHIRMQDVSGQFELDNASGDIEIDNIVGQLKVDNASGDIDATRAVIEDMSDFDTASGDISVTLAKSPEHDITLDSASGNVVLNYNGNPVSGYFEFSARKDRGKIDAPYKFDKEEEYEYQGRVYVRKSFTREKDTPRIVLSTASGKIELKLE
- a CDS encoding serine hydrolase domain-containing protein, encoding MKPALKWLAILPVLFALLLLNPSCGREKALADFFDQEFDAYIKRVLYDWNAPGVVISVVKDGQHIFAKGYGSRQAGEDLPVDEHTLCTIASNTKAMTATALAMLVDEGKLKWDDPVKRYIPELKCPDDYVTENMTIRDLLAHRAGLPFRLGEWNDPDYTMERLLGDLPLREPATGFRERHAYSNVGYALAGEVVARLSGMSWEEFVTSRIFEPLGMSSTYASPTRLEEALGEPAQIENLFLPAYEREGEVVATDWRGFGYVYAPAAGVITTAEDIAKWMIFQLNEGVIEGQRLVSEVSVQEMLTPQISVDRVWWEHHSVLANFLVYDLGWVSYDHRGRRVNEHPGGGMWAVVALVPEEDLGVAIFTNLWWTDFKSVRMVNAIKLRIIDAFLGAPEHDWCADYLQRHKQWLARRAGS